From bacterium, one genomic window encodes:
- a CDS encoding type II CAAX endopeptidase family protein produces the protein MTTLAWLVLFEAVLAAGLVGFDAAARLRRPSAVAWTLVTLATAGLAASVYLVVRPSRAPTWGFAEVVALPLFFVLAILPFSLALDTLALHLGLLSSLGFIVTLTVVQNAIFAGASLYIALIKYRLPRTSLGLAGGAWRRRLAAAALAAAAALGGNFLGQTLTIFAAGLFIGRQAATELVTQQEAHTPVFRLLREFRAPADVVMLAVLVAIVVPIGEEIFFRGLTYGAFRRKLGRHAAVLASAAFFAAAHLSLVTLLPIVILGMILAYLYEYTGSLVPGMIAHAINNLAALVLFYLSPIPSP, from the coding sequence CCGGCCTCGTCGGCTTCGATGCCGCCGCGCGCCTCCGGCGGCCGTCCGCCGTGGCGTGGACGCTCGTCACGCTCGCCACAGCGGGGCTGGCGGCGTCGGTGTATTTGGTCGTGCGACCTTCCCGCGCACCGACGTGGGGGTTCGCAGAAGTCGTGGCGCTGCCGTTGTTCTTCGTCCTAGCGATCCTGCCGTTCTCGTTGGCGCTGGACACGCTTGCCCTCCACCTCGGACTGCTGTCGTCGCTGGGGTTCATCGTGACGCTCACCGTGGTCCAGAACGCCATCTTCGCCGGCGCGTCCCTCTACATCGCCCTTATCAAGTACCGGCTCCCGCGGACCAGCCTCGGGCTGGCCGGAGGAGCATGGCGGCGCCGCCTCGCCGCGGCGGCGCTCGCAGCGGCCGCGGCCCTCGGAGGCAACTTTCTCGGGCAGACCCTCACGATCTTCGCCGCCGGCCTGTTCATCGGGCGGCAGGCTGCCACCGAGTTGGTGACTCAGCAGGAAGCCCATACCCCGGTGTTTCGTCTATTGCGCGAGTTCCGCGCGCCGGCGGACGTGGTGATGCTCGCGGTCCTCGTCGCCATCGTGGTTCCAATCGGGGAGGAGATCTTTTTTCGTGGGCTAACCTATGGCGCCTTTCGCCGCAAACTTGGACGCCACGCCGCCGTCCTGGCAAGCGCCGCGTTCTTCGCCGCCGCGCACTTGTCGCTCGTTACCCTGCTGCCGATCGTCATCCTGGGAATGATCCTGGCGTACCTGTATGAGTACACCGGGTCGCTGGTGCCGGGCATGATCGCGCACGCGATTAACAACCTGGCTGCGCTCGTGCTGTTTTACCTGTCGCCGATCCCGTCTCCCTGA